A window of the Balaenoptera acutorostrata chromosome 13, mBalAcu1.1, whole genome shotgun sequence genome harbors these coding sequences:
- the NIPSNAP1 gene encoding protein NipSnap homolog 1, with product MAPRLCSISAAARRLLGRPGPGGRDVAAVAAARFYSKDNEGSWFRSLFVHKVDPRKDAHSTLLSKKETSNLYKIQFHNVKPECLDAYNSLTEAVLPKLHLDEDYPCSLVGNWNTWYGEQDQAVHLWRFSGGYPALMDCMNKLKNNKEYLEFRKERSQMLLSRRNQLLLEFSFWNEPQPRAGPNIYELRTYKLKPGTMIEWGNNWARAIKYRQENQEAVGGFFSQIGELYVVHHLWAYKDLQSREETRNAAWRKRGWDENVYYTVPLVRHMESRIMIPLKISPLQ from the exons ATGGCTCCGCGTCTGTGCAGCATCTCTGCGGCGGCTCGGCGGCTGCTGGGGCGCCCGGGGCCCGGGGGCCGGGACGTTGCGGCTGTGGCTGCAGCGCG CTTCTATTCCAAGGACAATGAAGGCAGCTGGTTCCGTTCTCTGTTCGTACACAAGGTGGATCCCCGGAAGGACGCCCACTCCACCCTGCTGTCCAAGAAGGAGACCAGCAACCTCTACAAGATCCAGT TTCACAATGTGAAGCCCGAGTGTCTGGATGCCTACAACAGCCTGAC GGAGGCTGTGCTGCCCAAGCTGCACCTGGATGAGGACTATCCCTGCTCGCTCGTGGGCAACTGGAACACATGGTACGGGGAGCAGGACCAGGCAG TGCACCTGTGGCGATTCTCAGGTGGCTACCCAGCCCTCATGGACTGCATGAACAAGCTCAAAAACAACAAG GAGTACCTGGAGTTCCGAAAGGAGCGGAGCCAGATGCTGCTGTCCAGGAGGAACCAGCTGCTCCTCGAGTTCAGCTTTTGGAACGAGCCACAGCCTAGAGCCGGCCCCAACATCTACGAGCTGAGGACGTACAAGCTCAAG CCGGGAACCATGATCGAATGGGGGAACAACTG GGCTCGGGCCATCAAGTACCGGCAGGAGAACCAGGAGGCAGTGGGCGGCTTCTTCTCGCAGATAGGAGAGCTCTACGTTGTGCACCATCTCTGGG CCTATAAAGACCTGCAGTCTCGGGAGGAGACCAGAAATGCTGCCTGGAGGAAGAGGGGCTGGGATGAAAATGTCTACTACACAG TCCCCCTGGTTCGACACATGGAGTCTCGGATCATGATCCCTTTGAAGATCTCACCTCTCCAGTGA